From Streptomyces qinzhouensis, one genomic window encodes:
- the cysS gene encoding cysteine--tRNA ligase has product MTIRLYDTSARQIRDFVPLTPGCVSIYLCGATVQAAPHIGHIRSGLNFDIMRRWFAYRGYEVTFIRNVTDIDDKIIRKSADQNRPWWSIGYENERAFNAGYDALGCLPPTYEPRATGHVPEMIEMMRGLIERGHAYAADGNVYFDVRSYPGYLELSNQDLDELRQPAGEGETGKRDHRDFALWKASKPGEPDWETPWGRGRPGWHLECSAMAHKYLGPAFDIHGGGIDLIFPHHENEIAQAKAYGDDFAKYWVHNAWVTMSGEKMSKSLGNSVLVSEMVQRWKPIVLRYYLGTPHYRSMIEYSPEALDDAAAAFARITGFLTRVCEKAGTTVEPAPEVPPAFAEAMDDDLSVPQALGVIHTTVRQGNSALAADDKETAIARAAEVRVMLGVLGLDPFDPHWAGEADDSDDLHGAVDSLVRLVLQQREAARGRKDWATADAIRDQLQQSGLVIEDSPDGPRWTLGSR; this is encoded by the coding sequence GTGACTATTCGCCTGTACGACACCAGCGCCCGGCAGATCCGTGACTTCGTCCCGCTAACGCCGGGCTGCGTCTCGATCTACCTCTGTGGCGCGACCGTGCAGGCCGCCCCGCATATCGGGCACATCAGGTCGGGACTGAACTTCGACATCATGCGCCGCTGGTTCGCCTACCGCGGCTACGAGGTCACGTTCATCCGCAATGTGACCGATATCGACGACAAGATCATCCGGAAGTCGGCCGACCAGAACCGCCCCTGGTGGTCCATCGGTTACGAGAACGAGCGCGCCTTCAACGCGGGCTACGACGCCCTGGGCTGCCTCCCGCCGACCTACGAGCCCCGCGCCACCGGTCATGTGCCCGAGATGATCGAGATGATGCGCGGTCTCATCGAGCGCGGCCACGCCTACGCCGCCGACGGCAACGTCTACTTCGACGTGCGCTCGTACCCCGGCTATCTGGAGCTCTCCAACCAGGACCTCGACGAGCTGCGCCAGCCCGCCGGCGAGGGCGAGACCGGCAAGCGCGACCACCGGGACTTCGCCCTGTGGAAGGCGAGCAAGCCCGGTGAGCCCGACTGGGAGACCCCCTGGGGCCGCGGCCGCCCCGGCTGGCACCTGGAGTGCTCGGCCATGGCACACAAGTACCTCGGCCCGGCCTTCGACATCCACGGCGGCGGGATCGACCTGATCTTCCCGCACCACGAGAACGAGATCGCCCAGGCCAAGGCGTACGGCGACGATTTCGCGAAGTACTGGGTGCACAACGCCTGGGTCACCATGTCCGGCGAGAAGATGTCCAAGTCCCTCGGGAACTCGGTCCTCGTCTCGGAGATGGTCCAGCGCTGGAAGCCGATCGTCCTCCGCTACTACCTGGGCACCCCGCACTACCGCTCCATGATCGAGTACAGCCCGGAGGCGCTGGACGACGCGGCCGCCGCGTTCGCCCGGATCACCGGTTTCCTGACCCGGGTCTGCGAGAAGGCCGGTACGACGGTGGAGCCCGCGCCCGAGGTGCCGCCCGCCTTCGCCGAGGCCATGGACGACGATCTGAGCGTTCCGCAGGCCCTCGGTGTCATCCACACCACCGTCCGCCAGGGGAACTCGGCGCTCGCCGCCGACGACAAGGAGACCGCGATCGCCCGCGCCGCCGAGGTGCGGGTGATGCTGGGCGTCCTCGGGCTCGACCCCTTCGACCCGCACTGGGCGGGCGAGGCCGACGACAGCGACGATCTCCACGGCGCCGTCGACAGCCTGGTCCGGCTGGTGCTCCAGCAGCGCGAGGCGGCCCGCGGCCGCAAGGACTGGGCCACGGCGGACGCGATCCGCGACCAGCTCCAGCAGTCCGGACTGGTCATCGAGGACAGCCCGGACGGACCGCGGTGGACACTGGGCTCGCGCTGA
- a CDS encoding PPOX class F420-dependent oxidoreductase, which produces MSAQLSDALKELLDSPVFVNIATIQPDGSPQVSPVWVKRDGDDLLVSTTIGRQKEKNLRRDPRVTVVVQPVDAPYTYAEIRGTVEITTEGGPELIDELAVKYVGKTYAEFNPAAAQDAQRVVVRITPRKVVGRI; this is translated from the coding sequence ATGTCTGCCCAGCTCTCGGATGCACTGAAGGAACTTCTCGACTCCCCCGTCTTCGTCAACATCGCCACGATCCAGCCCGACGGCAGCCCCCAGGTGTCCCCGGTCTGGGTGAAGCGCGACGGCGACGATCTGCTGGTCTCGACCACGATCGGGCGGCAGAAGGAGAAGAACCTCCGCCGCGACCCCCGGGTCACCGTGGTCGTCCAGCCCGTCGACGCCCCCTACACCTACGCCGAGATCCGCGGCACCGTCGAGATCACCACCGAGGGCGGCCCGGAGCTGATCGACGAGCTGGCCGTCAAGTACGTCGGCAAGACCTACGCCGAGTTCAACCCGGCCGCCGCCCAGGACGCCCAGCGCGTGGTCGTCCGGATCACCCCGCGCAAGGTCGTCGGCCGGATCTGA
- the ispD gene encoding 2-C-methyl-D-erythritol 4-phosphate cytidylyltransferase has translation MSDRSFTPRTAAVIPAAGRGVRLGPGAPKALRVLNGTPMLVHAVRAMAASNAVVLVVVVAPPEDTPGVRNLLADLALPDRTDVVVVPGGETRQESVRLGLAAVPDDVPIVLVHDAARPLVPVDTVDSVIEAVRDGAPAVVPALPLADTVKEVTPGEKGTPEPVVATPERARLRAVQTPQGFDRATLVRAHDTVPADGEGATDCAGLVERLGEPVVVVPGHEEAFKVTRPLDLVLAEAVLARRRANDGF, from the coding sequence ATGTCAGACCGATCGTTCACACCCCGCACCGCAGCCGTGATCCCGGCCGCCGGACGAGGGGTACGGCTCGGCCCCGGCGCCCCCAAGGCGCTCCGGGTGCTCAACGGCACCCCCATGCTGGTGCACGCCGTACGCGCCATGGCGGCGTCCAACGCCGTCGTCCTCGTCGTGGTCGTCGCACCCCCCGAGGACACCCCGGGCGTCCGTAACCTCCTCGCCGACCTCGCCCTGCCGGACCGTACCGACGTGGTCGTCGTCCCCGGCGGCGAAACCCGTCAGGAGTCCGTACGGCTCGGCCTCGCCGCCGTCCCCGACGATGTCCCGATCGTCCTCGTCCACGACGCCGCCCGTCCGCTGGTGCCGGTCGACACGGTCGACTCCGTCATCGAGGCGGTACGCGACGGGGCACCCGCCGTCGTCCCGGCGCTGCCGCTCGCGGACACCGTCAAGGAGGTGACACCCGGTGAGAAGGGCACACCGGAGCCGGTGGTCGCCACACCCGAACGTGCCAGGCTGCGGGCCGTCCAGACCCCGCAGGGCTTCGACCGGGCCACCCTGGTCCGGGCCCATGACACCGTCCCCGCCGACGGCGAGGGCGCGACCGACTGCGCGGGCCTGGTGGAGCGGCTCGGGGAGCCGGTCGTCGTGGTGCCCGGGCACGAGGAGGCCTTCAAGGTGACCCGTCCGCTCGACCTCGTTCTCGCCGAGGCCGTACTCGCCCGCAGGAGGGCCAACGATGGTTTCTGA
- a CDS encoding CarD family transcriptional regulator, which translates to MTFKVGDTVVYPHHGAALIEAIETRQIKGVDKTYLVLKVAQGDLTVRVPADNAEFVGVRDVVGQDGLDRVFEVLRAPYAEEPTNWSRRYKANLEKLASGDVIKVAEVVRDLWRRERERGLSAGEKRMLAKARQILVSELALAENTNEDKAEALLDEVLAS; encoded by the coding sequence ATGACGTTCAAGGTTGGCGACACCGTGGTCTATCCCCATCACGGGGCCGCGCTGATCGAGGCCATCGAAACTCGCCAGATCAAAGGCGTGGACAAGACCTACTTGGTGCTCAAGGTCGCCCAGGGCGACCTGACGGTGCGCGTGCCGGCGGACAATGCGGAGTTCGTGGGCGTGCGTGATGTGGTCGGTCAGGACGGGCTCGACCGGGTCTTCGAGGTGCTGCGCGCGCCGTACGCCGAGGAGCCGACGAACTGGTCCCGCCGCTACAAGGCAAATCTGGAGAAGCTCGCTTCCGGTGATGTCATCAAGGTCGCCGAAGTCGTGCGCGACCTGTGGCGCCGTGAGCGGGAGCGTGGACTCTCCGCCGGTGAGAAGCGGATGCTCGCCAAGGCCCGCCAGATCCTGGTGAGCGAACTCGCCCTCGCGGAGAACACCAACGAGGACAAGGCCGAGGCCCTGCTCGACGAGGTCCTCGCGTCCTGA
- a CDS encoding response regulator transcription factor, which yields MTRVLVVEDEESFSDALSYMLRKEGFEVAVATTGPEGLDEFDRNGADLVLLDLMLPGLPGTEVCRQLRGRSNVPVIMVTAKDSEIDKVVGLEIGADDYVTKPFSSRELVARIRAVLRRRGEPEEAAPAALEAGPVRMDVDRHVVTVSGGKVDLPLKEFDLLEMLLRNAGRVLTRMQLIDRVWGADYVGDTKTLDVHVKRLRAKIEPDPGAPRYLVTVRGLGYKFEP from the coding sequence GTGACCCGAGTGCTCGTCGTCGAGGACGAGGAATCGTTCAGCGACGCTCTCTCTTACATGCTCCGCAAAGAGGGTTTCGAGGTCGCCGTGGCGACCACCGGACCCGAGGGGCTCGACGAGTTCGACCGCAACGGCGCGGATCTCGTCCTTCTCGACCTGATGCTGCCCGGGCTCCCCGGGACCGAGGTCTGCCGTCAGCTGCGTGGCCGGTCGAATGTGCCGGTCATCATGGTGACCGCCAAGGACAGCGAGATCGACAAGGTCGTCGGCCTGGAGATAGGGGCGGACGACTACGTCACCAAGCCCTTCTCCTCGCGCGAGCTGGTCGCCCGGATCCGCGCGGTGCTGCGCCGCCGCGGGGAGCCGGAGGAGGCCGCCCCGGCCGCGCTGGAGGCCGGCCCGGTGCGGATGGACGTCGACCGCCATGTCGTCACCGTCTCCGGCGGCAAGGTCGACCTTCCGCTGAAGGAGTTCGACCTGCTGGAGATGCTGCTGCGGAACGCGGGCCGGGTGCTCACCCGGATGCAGCTCATCGACCGGGTCTGGGGCGCGGACTACGTCGGTGACACCAAGACCCTCGACGTCCATGTGAAGCGGCTGCGCGCCAAGATCGAACCGGATCCCGGGGCCCCGCGCTATCTCGTCACGGTCCGCGGCCTCGGCTACAAGTTCGAGCCGTAA
- a CDS encoding sensor histidine kinase gives MDVNAAVAAVAAIGGLLTGVFAVLAFRWSEREQRRPTRSSLHTDAVLPPGVDTVLSVLRSSAVVLDEGDSVVKASSAAYALGLVRGGKLTVEPMLKMARDTRRDGEIRQVELDLPRRGTGRGEALAVSARVAPLGSRLVLLLVEDLTEARRIEAVRRDFVANVSHELKTPVGALSLLAEAVMDASDDPEAVTRFAGRMQIEAARLTSLVQELIDLSRVQNDDPLDGAEPVRVDELVAEAIDRSRHPASTKNITMVSGGTDGLHIWGHRGQLAAALGNLVENAVNYSPARTRVGISARRVPAPGGNLIEIAVTDQGMGISERDRERVFERFYRVDPARSRATGGTGLGLAIVKHVAASHGGEVTVWSSEGQGSTFTLRLPEAGSVRHRSRTTEPDRAAGADRPTPPTDPHIEIPAPEVLP, from the coding sequence ATGGACGTGAACGCGGCGGTCGCCGCAGTGGCGGCGATCGGCGGTCTGCTGACCGGCGTCTTCGCCGTACTGGCGTTCCGCTGGAGCGAGCGGGAGCAGCGCCGGCCCACCCGGTCCTCGCTGCACACCGACGCCGTGCTGCCGCCCGGAGTGGACACGGTGCTCTCCGTGCTGCGCTCCTCCGCGGTGGTGCTCGACGAGGGTGATTCCGTGGTGAAGGCCAGCTCCGCCGCGTACGCCCTCGGGCTGGTACGTGGCGGAAAACTGACCGTCGAGCCGATGCTGAAGATGGCCCGGGACACCCGCCGCGACGGCGAGATCCGCCAGGTCGAGCTGGATCTGCCGCGCCGGGGCACCGGCCGCGGTGAGGCGCTCGCCGTTTCCGCCCGGGTCGCCCCGCTGGGCTCCCGGCTGGTCCTCCTGCTGGTGGAGGACCTCACCGAGGCCCGCCGGATCGAAGCCGTACGCCGGGATTTCGTGGCCAACGTCAGCCATGAGCTGAAGACCCCCGTCGGCGCGCTCTCCCTGCTCGCCGAGGCCGTCATGGACGCCTCCGACGACCCCGAGGCGGTCACCCGCTTCGCCGGGCGGATGCAGATCGAAGCCGCCCGGCTGACCAGTCTGGTCCAGGAGCTGATCGACCTCTCCCGGGTCCAGAACGACGATCCGCTGGACGGCGCCGAGCCGGTCCGGGTCGACGAACTGGTCGCCGAGGCGATCGACCGCTCCCGCCATCCGGCCTCCACCAAGAACATCACCATGGTCTCCGGCGGCACCGACGGACTCCACATCTGGGGCCACCGCGGGCAGCTCGCCGCCGCCCTCGGTAACCTCGTCGAGAACGCCGTCAACTACTCCCCGGCCCGGACCCGCGTCGGCATCTCCGCACGCCGCGTCCCGGCACCGGGTGGGAACCTCATCGAGATCGCCGTCACCGACCAGGGCATGGGCATCTCCGAGCGGGACCGCGAGCGGGTCTTCGAACGCTTCTACCGCGTCGACCCCGCCCGCTCACGCGCCACCGGAGGCACCGGCCTCGGGCTGGCGATCGTCAAACACGTGGCCGCCTCGCACGGCGGGGAGGTCACGGTCTGGAGCTCCGAGGGTCAGGGGTCCACTTTCACCCTGAGACTCCCGGAAGCGGGATCCGTACGTCATCGCTCCCGCACCACCGAACCGGATCGCGCCGCCGGCGCCGACCGGCCCACTCCCCCCACCGATCCGCATATCGAGATCCCTGCCCCGGAGGTCCTTCCGTGA
- the phoU gene encoding phosphate signaling complex protein PhoU: MRDAYHEELDSISESLVEMARLVGSAIGRATTAMLDADLKLAESVIAADQKVDDLQHDLEGRAIALLARQQPVATDLRIVVTSLRMSADLERSGDLAQHVAKLARLRFPESPVPRDLQATILEMGQLAQRLMAKAGEVIITKDVDLALQLETDDDEMDLLHRTLFQHLMDDRWKHGIETAVDVTLLGRYYERFADHAVSVAKRVVYLVTGEHADDLQPDTLDQADAVVEA, from the coding sequence ATGCGGGACGCGTACCACGAGGAACTGGACTCGATCAGCGAGAGTCTGGTCGAGATGGCCCGGCTGGTCGGGTCGGCCATAGGGCGCGCCACGACGGCGATGCTCGACGCGGATCTGAAGCTGGCCGAAAGTGTGATCGCGGCCGATCAGAAGGTCGACGATCTCCAGCACGATCTGGAGGGGCGGGCGATCGCCCTGCTGGCACGCCAGCAGCCGGTGGCGACGGATCTGCGGATCGTGGTGACCTCACTGCGGATGAGCGCCGATCTGGAGCGTTCGGGTGATCTGGCGCAGCATGTCGCGAAGCTGGCCCGGCTGCGCTTCCCGGAGTCGCCGGTGCCGCGGGACCTCCAGGCCACGATCCTGGAGATGGGCCAGCTGGCGCAGCGGCTGATGGCGAAGGCCGGCGAGGTGATCATCACCAAGGACGTGGATCTGGCGCTCCAGCTGGAGACGGATGACGACGAGATGGATCTGCTGCACCGGACGCTGTTCCAGCATCTGATGGACGACCGGTGGAAGCACGGCATCGAGACGGCGGTGGATGTGACGCTGCTCGGCCGCTACTACGAGCGGTTCGCGGACCATGCGGTGTCGGTGGCCAAGCGGGTGGTGTACCTGGTGACGGGCGAGCACGCGGACGATCTTCAGCCGGACACGCTGGACCAGGCGGACGCGGTCGTCGAGGCCTGA
- a CDS encoding MDR family MFS transporter produces MGSARLYRAARESTAGLPRQFWWLWTSTLVNRLGAFVSTFLVLYLTAEKGYSASYAGLVVSLYGLGGVVGSIGGGIMADRIGRRPTLLITQAASAVAVGVLGFVQHPAAIAAVAALVGAATTGSRPAVQAMMADIVPPEDRVRAYSLNYWAINLGFAISATAAGFIAEYSFLIGFLGEAVMTLACAVVIFVKLPESRPEHPAGSGPDNGPEPPVGMGTVLRDGRFMSLVVLSFLLALIFTQGYIGLPLAMGDSGLSPSSFGMVMALNGLLIVILQIPLTHVLTHRDPRLLLVVASLLAGYGYGLTAFADSIAFYALTVAVWTLGEILSAPTQAGLVVRLSPLHGRGRYQGVHSLTWSVATLAAPLMAGQMIDRFGADWLWALCAVLGTAAAAGFWLLLRRLGEAGTTESPRTTSEPVKSEGATASH; encoded by the coding sequence ATGGGTTCGGCCCGGTTGTACAGAGCCGCACGGGAGAGTACGGCGGGCCTGCCCCGCCAGTTCTGGTGGCTGTGGACCAGCACCCTGGTCAACCGGCTCGGTGCCTTCGTCTCGACCTTCCTGGTGCTCTATCTGACCGCCGAGAAGGGCTACTCGGCCTCGTACGCCGGACTGGTCGTCTCCCTCTACGGGCTCGGCGGCGTCGTCGGCTCCATCGGCGGCGGGATCATGGCCGACCGGATCGGACGGCGGCCCACCCTGCTGATCACCCAGGCCGCGTCCGCCGTCGCGGTCGGGGTCCTCGGCTTCGTCCAGCACCCGGCCGCCATCGCCGCGGTCGCCGCCCTCGTCGGCGCCGCGACCACCGGCTCCCGCCCCGCCGTCCAGGCGATGATGGCGGACATCGTGCCCCCGGAGGACCGGGTCCGGGCGTACTCCCTCAACTACTGGGCCATCAACCTCGGCTTCGCGATCTCCGCGACCGCCGCCGGGTTCATCGCCGAGTACAGCTTCCTCATCGGCTTCCTCGGCGAGGCCGTGATGACCCTGGCCTGCGCGGTCGTCATCTTCGTCAAGCTCCCCGAATCCCGGCCGGAGCACCCCGCGGGCAGCGGGCCGGACAACGGCCCCGAACCACCGGTCGGCATGGGAACCGTCCTGCGCGACGGGCGCTTCATGAGCCTGGTCGTCCTCTCCTTCCTCCTCGCGCTGATCTTCACCCAGGGCTATATCGGGCTACCGCTCGCCATGGGCGACTCCGGGCTCTCGCCGTCCAGCTTCGGCATGGTCATGGCCCTCAACGGGCTGCTGATCGTGATTCTCCAGATCCCCCTCACCCATGTCCTGACCCATCGCGACCCGCGTCTGCTGCTGGTCGTCGCCTCCCTGCTCGCGGGGTACGGATACGGGCTCACCGCCTTCGCCGACTCCATCGCCTTCTACGCCCTCACGGTCGCCGTCTGGACCCTCGGCGAGATCCTCAGCGCACCCACCCAGGCGGGTCTGGTCGTCCGGCTCTCCCCGCTCCACGGGCGCGGCCGCTATCAGGGCGTGCACTCGCTGACCTGGTCCGTCGCCACCCTCGCCGCCCCGCTGATGGCCGGGCAGATGATCGACCGCTTCGGGGCCGACTGGCTCTGGGCCCTGTGCGCCGTCCTCGGCACCGCCGCCGCGGCCGGCTTCTGGCTGCTGCTGCGCAGGCTGGGGGAGGCGGGGACGACCGAATCCCCGCGGACCACGAGTGAGCCGGTGAAGAGCGAGGGGGCGACGGCTTCCCACTGA
- a CDS encoding phosphoglyceromutase: MADAPYKLILLRHGESEWNAKNLFTGWVDVNLTEKGEKEAVRGGELLKDAGLLPDVLHTSLQKRAIRTAQLSLEAADRHWIPVHRSWRLNERHYGALQGKDKAQTLAEFGEEQFMLWRRSYDTPPPPLADGSEFSQAGDARYADIPPELRPRTECLKDVVTRMLPYWYDGIVPDLLAGRTVLVAAHGNSLRALVKHLDGVSDEAIAGLNIPTGIPLAYELDADFKPIVPGGTYLDPDAAAAAIEAVKNQGKKK; encoded by the coding sequence ATGGCCGACGCACCGTACAAGCTGATCCTCCTCCGCCACGGCGAGAGCGAGTGGAACGCAAAGAACCTGTTCACCGGCTGGGTGGACGTCAATCTCACCGAGAAGGGCGAGAAGGAGGCGGTCCGCGGCGGCGAGCTGCTGAAGGACGCCGGGCTGCTGCCCGACGTGCTGCACACCTCCCTCCAGAAGCGCGCCATCCGGACCGCACAGCTCTCGCTGGAGGCCGCGGACCGCCACTGGATCCCGGTCCACCGCTCCTGGCGCCTGAACGAGCGCCACTACGGCGCCCTCCAGGGCAAGGACAAGGCCCAGACGCTCGCCGAGTTCGGCGAGGAGCAGTTCATGCTCTGGCGCCGCTCCTACGACACCCCGCCGCCCCCGCTGGCGGACGGCTCCGAGTTCTCCCAGGCCGGCGACGCCCGCTACGCCGACATCCCGCCGGAGCTGCGCCCGCGCACGGAGTGCCTGAAGGACGTCGTCACCCGCATGCTGCCGTACTGGTACGACGGCATCGTCCCCGACCTCCTGGCCGGCCGCACCGTCCTGGTCGCCGCCCACGGCAACTCCCTGCGCGCCCTGGTCAAGCACCTGGACGGCGTCTCGGACGAGGCCATCGCCGGCCTCAACATCCCCACCGGCATCCCGCTCGCCTACGAACTGGACGCCGACTTCAAGCCGATCGTCCCGGGCGGCACCTACCTCGACCCGGACGCGGCGGCGGCGGCGATCGAGGCCGTGAAGAACCAGGGCAAGAAGAAGTAG
- a CDS encoding YbjN domain-containing protein yields the protein MSDDAVPESPAEVLEATLRETGLEWENPAPGSYVVTLPGTRKLATNVSLRIGAHSLSVNAFVIRHPDENDAAVHRWLLERNLKLYGVGYAIDRLGDIYLTGRLPLSVITPAELDRLLGAVLEASDGAFNTLLELGYASAIRKEYAWRVSRGESTRNLDAFARLTDTPPAED from the coding sequence ATGTCTGACGACGCCGTCCCCGAGTCGCCCGCCGAGGTCCTCGAAGCGACCCTGCGCGAGACCGGCCTGGAGTGGGAGAACCCGGCACCCGGTTCGTACGTCGTCACCCTCCCCGGCACCCGCAAACTGGCGACGAACGTCTCCCTCCGCATCGGCGCGCACTCCCTCTCCGTGAACGCCTTCGTCATCCGCCACCCCGACGAGAACGACGCCGCGGTCCACCGCTGGCTGCTGGAGCGGAACCTCAAGCTGTACGGGGTCGGGTACGCGATCGACCGGCTCGGCGACATCTATCTGACCGGCCGCCTCCCCCTCTCCGTGATCACCCCGGCGGAGCTGGACCGCCTGCTGGGCGCGGTACTGGAGGCCTCGGACGGCGCCTTCAACACCCTGCTGGAGCTGGGCTACGCGAGCGCGATCCGCAAGGAGTACGCCTGGCGCGTCTCCCGCGGCGAATCGACCCGCAACCTGGACGCGTTCGCCCGCCTGACGGACACCCCACCCGCGGAAGACTGA
- a CDS encoding glycosyltransferase: MSQYVSRISTGLAPRLRFPGGPRKPRRIAMLSVHTSPLHQPGTGDAGGMNVYIVELARRLAAIGIEVEIFTRSTAGGLPDTVELAPGVLVRHVDAGPYEGLAKEDLPGQLCAFTHGVMRAWARHRPGHYDLVHSHYWLSGHVGWLAAERWGVPLVHAMHTMAKVKNAALAEGDTPEPPSRVIGETQIVNAADRLIANTAEEAAELVRFYAADPAKVAVVHPGVNLDRFRPDPDPDRFRPDPDPDRFRSDPGGPYGTDDTARDRARDRLGIPRNAFVPLFAGRIQPLKAPDVLLHAVARLLERDPSLRSRLYVPVVGGPSGSGLARPEGLQKLAARLGTADVVHFHPPVGQDQLAEWFRAANALVMPSYSESFGLVAIEAQATGTPVVAAAVGGLPVAVRDGSTGFLVQGHDPADYATALRRLIDDPALEARMGAAAARHARSFGWDAAAAATADVYTAALHDYRRRVRSHHV; this comes from the coding sequence GTGAGCCAGTACGTCTCCCGCATCTCCACCGGTCTGGCACCCCGCCTCAGATTCCCCGGGGGTCCCCGCAAGCCGCGCCGAATCGCCATGCTCAGCGTGCACACCTCCCCCCTCCACCAGCCCGGCACCGGCGACGCGGGCGGAATGAACGTCTACATCGTCGAGCTGGCCAGGCGCCTCGCCGCCATCGGCATCGAGGTCGAGATCTTCACCCGGTCGACCGCCGGCGGTCTGCCCGACACCGTGGAGCTCGCGCCCGGAGTCCTCGTACGGCATGTGGACGCGGGCCCGTACGAAGGACTGGCCAAGGAGGATCTGCCCGGCCAGCTCTGCGCCTTCACCCACGGCGTGATGCGCGCCTGGGCCCGCCACCGCCCCGGCCACTACGACCTGGTCCACTCCCACTACTGGCTCTCGGGCCATGTGGGCTGGCTCGCCGCCGAACGCTGGGGCGTCCCGCTGGTCCACGCCATGCACACGATGGCCAAGGTCAAGAACGCGGCGCTCGCCGAGGGCGACACCCCCGAGCCGCCGTCCCGCGTGATCGGCGAGACGCAGATCGTCAACGCGGCGGACCGGCTGATCGCCAACACCGCGGAGGAGGCGGCCGAACTGGTCCGCTTCTACGCCGCCGACCCGGCGAAGGTCGCGGTCGTCCACCCCGGGGTGAACCTCGACCGTTTCCGCCCCGACCCCGACCCCGACCGTTTCCGCCCCGACCCCGACCCCGACCGTTTCCGCTCCGATCCCGGCGGCCCGTACGGTACGGACGACACCGCCCGCGACCGGGCCCGTGACCGGCTCGGCATCCCCCGGAACGCCTTCGTCCCCCTCTTCGCCGGCCGGATACAGCCCCTCAAGGCGCCCGATGTCCTGCTGCACGCGGTCGCCCGGCTCCTGGAACGCGACCCCTCGCTCCGCTCCCGGCTCTACGTCCCCGTCGTCGGCGGCCCCAGCGGCAGCGGCCTCGCCCGGCCCGAGGGCCTCCAGAAACTCGCCGCCCGCCTGGGCACCGCCGATGTCGTCCACTTCCATCCGCCGGTCGGCCAGGACCAGCTCGCCGAATGGTTCCGCGCCGCGAACGCGCTGGTCATGCCCTCGTACAGCGAATCCTTCGGCCTGGTCGCCATCGAGGCACAGGCGACGGGCACCCCGGTGGTCGCGGCGGCGGTCGGCGGGCTGCCGGTGGCCGTGCGCGACGGGAGTACGGGCTTCCTCGTCCAGGGCCACGATCCGGCCGACTACGCCACCGCGCTCCGTCGGCTGATCGACGACCCGGCCCTGGAGGCCCGGATGGGCGCCGCGGCGGCCCGGCACGCGCGGTCCTTCGGCTGGGACGCGGCGGCGGCCGCCACGGCGGACGTCTACACCGCGGCCCTGCACGACTACCGCCGCCGGGTACGCTCCCACCATGTCTGA
- a CDS encoding class I SAM-dependent methyltransferase — protein sequence MSTRPVGTATRGTTNPNRLRRMDRWIAAAHGRALRASGRPLAVDLGYGAAPWTTLELARRLRAEADPRCEVVGIEIDPERVAAAKPYEEAGLSFRHGGFEVPVDVPPTLIRAANVLRQYEEGEVAAVWARLCGRLAPDGLLVEGTCDEIGRRHVWVALGPEGPRTVTFAARLGSLDRPSDLAERLPKALIHRNVPGEPVHAFLRDFDRAWAAASPYASLGARQRWIAAVGALGADWPLRDDRRRWRQGEITVAWEALAPGGGG from the coding sequence ATGAGCACTCGTCCCGTCGGTACCGCCACCCGCGGGACGACCAATCCGAACCGGCTGCGCCGCATGGACCGCTGGATCGCGGCCGCGCACGGGCGCGCGCTGCGGGCGAGCGGCCGGCCGCTGGCCGTGGATCTCGGATACGGCGCCGCTCCGTGGACCACCCTCGAACTCGCGCGGCGGCTGCGCGCCGAGGCCGACCCGCGCTGCGAGGTGGTCGGCATCGAGATCGACCCGGAGCGGGTCGCGGCGGCGAAACCGTACGAGGAGGCCGGGCTGAGCTTCCGGCACGGCGGCTTCGAGGTGCCGGTCGACGTTCCGCCGACGCTGATCCGGGCGGCGAACGTACTGCGGCAGTACGAGGAGGGTGAGGTCGCCGCCGTATGGGCACGGCTGTGCGGGCGGCTCGCACCGGACGGGCTGCTCGTCGAGGGGACGTGCGACGAGATCGGGCGGCGGCACGTGTGGGTGGCGCTGGGGCCCGAAGGGCCGCGTACGGTCACCTTCGCGGCCCGGCTCGGCTCCCTCGACCGCCCTTCCGACCTGGCGGAACGGCTGCCGAAGGCGCTGATCCACCGGAATGTGCCGGGTGAGCCGGTGCACGCGTTTCTACGGGACTTCGACCGGGCGTGGGCGGCGGCGTCGCCGTACGCCTCGCTGGGCGCGCGCCAGCGGTGGATCGCGGCGGTGGGGGCGCTCGGGGCGGACTGGCCGCTGCGGGACGACCGGCGGCGGTGGCGGCAGGGTGAGATCACGGTGGCCTGGGAGGCGCTGGCGCCCGGCGGGGGCGGCTGA